In Stigmatopora nigra isolate UIUO_SnigA chromosome 11, RoL_Snig_1.1, whole genome shotgun sequence, the following proteins share a genomic window:
- the col18a1a gene encoding collagen type XVIII alpha 1 chain a gives MSKKVVFLNQVTKMRNHWNILFLSILYVGYSDAWFWSWTGTTVPVPLADGEGSGSPTASGETTTEGISSSGPEVIEDRIGQERFGSTQPGTTEGLQVVMVTTPTVEIQQTSSEGTTEISTSTSNPGNQTASPKEDSGVSLLELIGDPPPKEITRIHGPDGSPGYVFGPDANTGQLARAHLPSPFHRDFSLIFNLKPTSNQGGVIFSVTDATQQIMYVGVKLTPLQYGNQNVVLYYTEPGSETSFEAARFIVPSLRDVWTRFAMAVKDDKVMFYLNCDVDPQVQRIERSPDEMELEGGAGVFVGQAGGADQDKFLGVISELRVVGDPRAAERHCEDDDDDSDMASGEGSGDLERKPSVEKHSRTTAPPPLRPIQQPPVARQDETSTLRQTGAKGEKGERGDKGERGLTGPKGDPSRGWKGQAGEKGAKGNAGFGYQGKKGEPGLPGPSGSPGLGSVCKEGSDPSCVPGVRGPAGPPGAQGPPGEDGEPGDPGEDGKRGVDGPPGFPGTPGDPGLKGDKGDRGEGQQGPRGPPGLPGPPGPGSRSTYVDMEGSGFPDLESVRGLPGPPGPPGPPGPPGFARTNSASSPGAVGPPGRDGAPGQPGLGGLPGVDGLPGVSGPKGEKGDSGVLGYPGPIGEKGDQGEPGSMGPAGESGLAGLPGPMGPSGPPGPPGPPGPRYNAGFDDMEGSGGIFTNGVPGVQGPEGRQGPPGLPGLPGKPGFPGLAGQKGIEGAEGRDGQPGLDGFPGVQGAKGDRGDKGDRGEPGRDGSGAPGPPGPPGQPGPIIYQPSENFDGSIGGIGPQGGRGIPGRAGYPGPVGPKGEIGDPGPAGYGIKGEKGEPGLVIGPDGNSIFSTGLTGSKGEQGPPGPIGPQGQSGPSGIKGEIGMPGRPGRPGVNGYNGEKGEPGSGFGYPGIPGPPGPPGPPGPTFNRYDGYDGSSRNYPATKGDKGEQGERGLPGFSGISNFDIHTLKNDLKGENGDPGVKGEKGEPGGYYDPRFGGPLGSQGPPGKPGLPGPKGDTIIGPAGPQGPPGKPGIGYDGRPGPPGPPGPPGSSTSSSLPGVFWPSQTGTSAGPPGPPGPPGSPGHSSGVTVLGSYDIMLATARRQTEGSLIYIIDKADLYLRVRDGLRQVMLGDYNPFFRDLENEVAEVQPPPVILYPQSHDQSQNNGAIRYPQTVSDVRPLDPPPPRPEADPRYPPQYDSRFPDSRFPDQRNSGQTDGRVATEARHPVTPQRKPNPPVVHPGFYDKSGSGLHLISLNAPQTGNMRGIRGADFLCFQQARAVGLKGTFRAFLSSKLQDLYTIVRRSDRETTPIVNLKGQVLYDNWESIFDENANKMRNSVPIYSFDGRDILRDGAWPHKMVWHGSSDKGHRQTDHYCETWRAGDQAVTGLASAIESGHLLQQQSRSCSNSHIVLCIENAATSHSKK, from the exons AAGACAGTGGCGTTTCTCTCCTGGAACTCATTGGGGACCCTCCCCCAAAAGAAATCACCCGCATCCATGGCCCCGACGGCTCTCCCGGCTACGTATTTGGCCCCGATGCTAATACCGGCCAATTGGCCCGAGCCCACTTGCCCAGTCCCTTCCACCGGGACTTCTCCCTCATCTTTAACTTGAAACCAACGTCCAACCAAGGCGGTGTGATCTTCTCCGTCACGGATGCCACGCAGCAAATCATGTATGTGGGCGTTAAACTCACGCCATTGCAGTACGGGAATCAGAATGTGGTCTTGTACTACACGGAACCCGGTTCGGAGACGTCGTTTGAGGCCGCCAGGTTCATCGTGCCCTCCTTGAGGGACGTTTGGACCCGTTTTGCCATGGCGGTTAAGGACGATAAGGTCATGTTCTACCTGAACTGTGATGTTGATCCTCAAGTGCAGCGTATTGAAAGGTCACCTGATGAGATGGAGCTGGAAGGGGGTGCCGGGGTCTTTGTGGGGCAGGCTGGAGGTGCAGATCAGGATAAGTTTCTG GGGGTCATCAGCGAATTAAGAGTGGTGGGAGACCCCCGCGCCGCCGAGAGGCATTGcgaagacgacgacgatgacTCGGACATG gcttcAGGAGAAGGAAGTGGCGACCTGGAAAGAAAACCGTCCGTCGAAAAGCACTCGAGGACG ACGGCTCCGCCTCCTTTACGGCCAATTCAGCAGCCACCAGTCGCCCGACAAGATGAGACGTCAACTCTAAGACAAACAG GGGCCAAAGGTGAAAAAGGCGAACGAGGAGACAAAGGTGAAAGAGGTTTAACTGGGCCAAAAGGAGACCCTTCTCGAGGCTGGAAG GGACAAGCTGGTGAGAAAGGAGCAAAA GGCAACGCAGGTTTCGGCTACCAAGGCAAAAAAGGAGAACCTGGCCTTCCGGGACCTTCTGGAAGTCCAGGTCTGGGGTCAGTCTGCAAAGAGGGTTCAGATCCTTCTTGCGTACCTGGAGTTCGAGGACCAGCAGGTCCACCAGGCGCTCAGGGACCACCTGGAGAAGATGGAGAACCG GGTGATCCTGGTGAAGATGGAAAAAGG GGTGTAGATGGGCCCCCAGGCTTCCCAGGAACCCCCGGCGATCCCGGCCTCAAAGGAGACAAG GGAGATCGTGGTGAGGGTCAGCAAGGACCCAGAGGCCCCCCGGGTCTTCCCGGACCCCCAGGACCGGGAAGTAGATCT ACTTATGTGGACATGGAGGGATCGGGATTTCCTGATCTGGAATCAGTTCGg ggacTGCCAGGACCACCAGGCCCACCAGGTCCTCCCGGTCCACCTGGTTTTGCTAGAACAAATTCAGCATCAAGTCCAGGAGCAGTTGGACCACCAGGAAGAGATGGAGCGCCAGGTCAACCT ggTTTAGGTGGTCTACCAGGCGTTGATGGCCTACCAGGAGTCTCTGGTCCTAAAGGAGAAAAg GGTGATTCAGGTGTGCTGGGTTATCCAGGACCAATAGGAGAGAag GGAGATCAAGGAGAACCTGGTTCAATGGGACCAGCAGGGGAGTCTGGTTTGGCGGGTTTACCTGGACCAATGGGACCATCTGGACCACCTGGACCACCTGGGCCTCCTGGACCGAGATACAATGCTGgattt GATGATATGGAAGGATCAGGCGGAATTTTCACAAACGGCGTTCCGGGTGTCCAAGGACCTGAAGGGAGACag GGTCCACCTGGTCTACCTGGACTTCCA GGTAAACCAGGGTTTCCAGGTCTTGCAGGACAGAAGGGCATCGAGGGTGCGGAAGGAAGAGACGGCCAACCGGGATTGGACGGATTCCCTGGAGTTCAG GGAGCCAAAGGTGACAGAGGTGACAAAGGAGACAGA GGTGAACCTGGCCGAGATGGCTCTGGAGCTCCAGGACCCCCAGGCCCACCGGGACAACCGGGACCAATCATTTACCAGCCATCTGAAAAT TTTGACGGTTCTATTGGTGGCATTGGGCCTCAG GGAGGTCGTGGTATACCAGGCCGAGCTGGATACCCT GGTCCAGTGGGTCCAAAAGGTGAGATTGGAGACCCAGGCCCTGCAGGTTATGGCATCAAG GGTGAGAAAGGTGAACCAGGTCTAGTCATCGGACCTGATGGGAATTCGATCTTTTCGACTGGGCTGACTGGTTCAAAG GGAGAACAAGGCCCTCCTGGACCTATTGGACCACAA GGCCAGTCTGGACCCAGCGGAATTAAGGGTGAAATTGGAATGCCTGGAAGACCC GGTCGACCTGGTGTGAATGGATACAATGGGGAGAAAGGGGAGCCTGGTTCTGGTTTTGGATATCCA ggaATTCCAGGACCTCCAGGACCTCCAGGACCACCTGGACCAACTTTTAATCGCTACGAT ggATATGATGGAAGCTCCAGAAACTATCCAG CAACTAAGGGGGACAAGGGAGAACAGGGTGAACGTGGACTGCCAGGTTTTTCCG GTATCTCCAATTTTGACATCCACACACTCAAG aATGACTTAAAGGGAGAAAACGGCGATCCGGGAGTAAAGGGCGAAAAGGGGGAACCTGGTGGATATTACGACCCACGTTTTGGAGGACCTCTTGGTTCTCAAGGACCTCCTGGAAAGCCAGGTTTACCA GGTCCAAAAGGAGATACTATAATTGGCCCTGCTGGACCTCAAGGACCACCAGGAAAACCTGGAATCGGCTATGATGGCAGACCAGGTCCACCTGGACCACCTGGACCACCGGGATCGtctacttcttcttctttacCGGGCGTCTTTTGGCCTAGTCAAA CTGGAACTTCGGCAGGACCTCCTGGTCCTCCTGGACCACCTGGAAGTCCTGGACACTCATCTGGA GTTACAGTTCTTGGGTCTTACGACATAATGCTAGCAACAGCCAGACGCCAGACGGAGGGTAGCCTCATCTACATCATCGACAAAGCCGACCTCTATTTACGAGTCCGTGATGGACTGCGACAAGTCATG CTGGGAGACTACAACCCCTTCTTCAGAGATTTG GAAAATGAAGTAGCCGAAGTTCAACCTCCACCCGTGATCTTGTACCCCCAATCCCACGACCAGTCGCAAAACAACGGTGCTATCCGCTACCCTCAAACCGTCTCCGACGTCCGACCTCTTGACCCGCCTCCGCCACGCCCAGAGGCGGATCCCCGCTACCCTCCACAGTACGATTCTAGATTCCCAGACTCTAGATTCCCTGACCAAAGGAACTCGGGTCAGACTGATGGCCGAGTGGCAACAGAGGCTAGACATCCAGTCACTCCACAACGAAAACCCAATCCCCCTGTGGTCCATCCTGGGTTTTACGATAAATCCGGATCAGGC CTCCATCTTATCTCCCTAAACGCCCCTCAAACTGGCAACATGCGAGGAATCCGGGGTGCGGATTTCTTATGTTTTCAACAAGCCCGTGCAGTAGGTTTGAAGGGGACCTTCAGGGCCTTCTTGTCCTCCAAGCTCCAAGACCTTTACACCATTGTCCGCCGGTCGGACAGGGAGACCACGCCCATTGTAAACCTCAAG GGTCAAGTCCTGTACGACAACTGGGAATCAATCTTCGACGAGAACGCCAACAAAATGAGAAACAGCGTACCCATTTACTCCTTCGACGGCAGGGATATTCTCAGGGATGGCGCCTG gccacacaaaatggtcTGGCACGGGTCTAGCGACAAAGGCCACAGGCAAACAGACCACTACTGCGAAACATGGCGGGCCGGCGACCAAGCCGTGACTGGCTTGGCGTCGGCCATAGAGAGCGGTCACCTCCTGCAGCAACAATCTCGCAGCTGCTCTAATTCGCACATCGTCCTTTGCATCGAAAACGCCGCTACGTCACActccaaaaaataa
- the LOC144204426 gene encoding poly(rC)-binding protein 3 isoform X4 produces MTSENDTRRKYEEQPYQYHRPVLRPLAMETTQVQSEGGLNVTLTIRLLMHGKEVGSIIGKKGETVKKMREESGARINISEGNCPERIVTITGPTDTIFKAFAMIAYKFEEDIINSMSNSPATSKPPVTLRLVVPASQCGSLIGKGGSKIKEMRESTGAQVQVAGDMLPNSTERAVTISGTPEAIIQCVKQICVVMLESPPKGATIPYRPKPASTPVIFSGGQAYTIQGQYAIPHPDLTKLHQLAMQQTPFSPLGQTTPAFPGLDASPPASTHELTIPNDLIGCIIGRQGTKINEIRQMSGAQIKIANAIEGSSERQITITGTPANISLAQYLINARLTSEVTGMATL; encoded by the exons ATGACCTCAGAAAACGACACCCGCAGAAAATACG AGGAACAGCCATATCAATACCACCGACCAGTCTTGCGACCACTCGCAATGGAGACCACTCAAGTCCAGTCAGAAGGGGGCCTCAATGTTACTCTTACCATTCGTCTCCTTATGCACGGAAAA GAAGTGGGGAGCATCATTGGAAAG aaaggGGAAACAGTGAAAAAGATGCGTGAAGag AGTGGAGCACGAATCAATATCTCAGAAGGCAACTGCCCGGAGAGAATAGTCACCATCACCGGACCAACGGACACAATCTTCAAGGCTTTTGCTATGATTGCCTATAAATTTGAAGAG GATATCATCAATTCCATGAGCAATAGCCCGGCAACCAGCAAGCCTCCGGTCACCTTAAGGCTTGTCGTGCCAGCTAGCCAATGCGGATCTCTCATAGGAAAAGGGGGTTCCAAAATCAAAGAAATGAGAGAG TCCACAGGGGCGCAAGTTCAGGTGGCAGGTGATATGCTCCCCAACTCCACAGAGCGTGCCGTGACAATCTCCGGGACCCCGGAAGCCATCATCCAGTGTGTCAAACAGATTTGTGTAGTCATGCTGGAG TCTCCACCTAAAGGTGCAACGATTCCGTATCGCCCCAAACCTGCTTCAACGCCTGTCATTTTTTCGGGGGGACAG GCCTACACAATTCAGGGACAGTATGCCATTCCGCATCCAGAT CTGACCAAGCTCCACCAGCTGGCTATGCAGCAAACCCCCTTTTCCCCTCTTGGACAGACCACCCCCGCTTTCCCCG gttTGGATGCGAGTCCACCAGCAAGTACCCACGAGCTCACCATTCCTAATGAT CTCATAGGTTGCATCATTGGACGTCAAGGTACCAAAATCAATGAGATCCGACAAATGTCGGGGGCCCAGATAAAAATCGCAAACGCGATCGAAGGCTCATCCGAGCGCCAGATCACCATCACCGGGACGCCCGCCAACATCAGTTTGGCTCAGTATCTCATCAATGCCAG
- the LOC144204426 gene encoding poly(rC)-binding protein 3 isoform X2, whose translation MTSENDTRRKYEEQPYQYHRPVLRPLAMETTQVQSEGGLNVTLTIRLLMHGKEVGSIIGKKGETVKKMREESGARINISEGNCPERIVTITGPTDTIFKAFAMIAYKFEEDIINSMSNSPATSKPPVTLRLVVPASQCGSLIGKGGSKIKEMRESTGAQVQVAGDMLPNSTERAVTISGTPEAIIQCVKQICVVMLESPPKGATIPYRPKPASTPVIFSGGQAYTIQGQYAIPHPDLTKLHQLAMQQTPFSPLGQTTPAFPGLDASPPASTHELTIPNDLIGCIIGRQGTKINEIRQMSGAQIKIANAIEGSSERQITITGTPANISLAQYLINARFRDVAAMWNDPSAQ comes from the exons ATGACCTCAGAAAACGACACCCGCAGAAAATACG AGGAACAGCCATATCAATACCACCGACCAGTCTTGCGACCACTCGCAATGGAGACCACTCAAGTCCAGTCAGAAGGGGGCCTCAATGTTACTCTTACCATTCGTCTCCTTATGCACGGAAAA GAAGTGGGGAGCATCATTGGAAAG aaaggGGAAACAGTGAAAAAGATGCGTGAAGag AGTGGAGCACGAATCAATATCTCAGAAGGCAACTGCCCGGAGAGAATAGTCACCATCACCGGACCAACGGACACAATCTTCAAGGCTTTTGCTATGATTGCCTATAAATTTGAAGAG GATATCATCAATTCCATGAGCAATAGCCCGGCAACCAGCAAGCCTCCGGTCACCTTAAGGCTTGTCGTGCCAGCTAGCCAATGCGGATCTCTCATAGGAAAAGGGGGTTCCAAAATCAAAGAAATGAGAGAG TCCACAGGGGCGCAAGTTCAGGTGGCAGGTGATATGCTCCCCAACTCCACAGAGCGTGCCGTGACAATCTCCGGGACCCCGGAAGCCATCATCCAGTGTGTCAAACAGATTTGTGTAGTCATGCTGGAG TCTCCACCTAAAGGTGCAACGATTCCGTATCGCCCCAAACCTGCTTCAACGCCTGTCATTTTTTCGGGGGGACAG GCCTACACAATTCAGGGACAGTATGCCATTCCGCATCCAGAT CTGACCAAGCTCCACCAGCTGGCTATGCAGCAAACCCCCTTTTCCCCTCTTGGACAGACCACCCCCGCTTTCCCCG gttTGGATGCGAGTCCACCAGCAAGTACCCACGAGCTCACCATTCCTAATGAT CTCATAGGTTGCATCATTGGACGTCAAGGTACCAAAATCAATGAGATCCGACAAATGTCGGGGGCCCAGATAAAAATCGCAAACGCGATCGAAGGCTCATCCGAGCGCCAGATCACCATCACCGGGACGCCCGCCAACATCAGTTTGGCTCAGTATCTCATCAATGCCAG
- the LOC144204426 gene encoding poly(rC)-binding protein 3 isoform X1: protein MTSENDTRRKYEEQPYQYHRPVLRPLAMETTQVQSEGGLNVTLTIRLLMHGKEVGSIIGKKGETVKKMREESGARINISEGNCPERIVTITGPTDTIFKAFAMIAYKFEEDIINSMSNSPATSKPPVTLRLVVPASQCGSLIGKGGSKIKEMRESTGAQVQVAGDMLPNSTERAVTISGTPEAIIQCVKQICVVMLESPPKGATIPYRPKPASTPVIFSGGQAYTIQGQYAIPHPDQLTKLHQLAMQQTPFSPLGQTTPAFPGLDASPPASTHELTIPNDLIGCIIGRQGTKINEIRQMSGAQIKIANAIEGSSERQITITGTPANISLAQYLINARFRDVAAMWNDPSAQ from the exons ATGACCTCAGAAAACGACACCCGCAGAAAATACG AGGAACAGCCATATCAATACCACCGACCAGTCTTGCGACCACTCGCAATGGAGACCACTCAAGTCCAGTCAGAAGGGGGCCTCAATGTTACTCTTACCATTCGTCTCCTTATGCACGGAAAA GAAGTGGGGAGCATCATTGGAAAG aaaggGGAAACAGTGAAAAAGATGCGTGAAGag AGTGGAGCACGAATCAATATCTCAGAAGGCAACTGCCCGGAGAGAATAGTCACCATCACCGGACCAACGGACACAATCTTCAAGGCTTTTGCTATGATTGCCTATAAATTTGAAGAG GATATCATCAATTCCATGAGCAATAGCCCGGCAACCAGCAAGCCTCCGGTCACCTTAAGGCTTGTCGTGCCAGCTAGCCAATGCGGATCTCTCATAGGAAAAGGGGGTTCCAAAATCAAAGAAATGAGAGAG TCCACAGGGGCGCAAGTTCAGGTGGCAGGTGATATGCTCCCCAACTCCACAGAGCGTGCCGTGACAATCTCCGGGACCCCGGAAGCCATCATCCAGTGTGTCAAACAGATTTGTGTAGTCATGCTGGAG TCTCCACCTAAAGGTGCAACGATTCCGTATCGCCCCAAACCTGCTTCAACGCCTGTCATTTTTTCGGGGGGACAG GCCTACACAATTCAGGGACAGTATGCCATTCCGCATCCAGAT CAGCTGACCAAGCTCCACCAGCTGGCTATGCAGCAAACCCCCTTTTCCCCTCTTGGACAGACCACCCCCGCTTTCCCCG gttTGGATGCGAGTCCACCAGCAAGTACCCACGAGCTCACCATTCCTAATGAT CTCATAGGTTGCATCATTGGACGTCAAGGTACCAAAATCAATGAGATCCGACAAATGTCGGGGGCCCAGATAAAAATCGCAAACGCGATCGAAGGCTCATCCGAGCGCCAGATCACCATCACCGGGACGCCCGCCAACATCAGTTTGGCTCAGTATCTCATCAATGCCAG
- the LOC144204426 gene encoding poly(rC)-binding protein 3 isoform X3, whose amino-acid sequence MTSENDTRRKYEEQPYQYHRPVLRPLAMETTQVQSEGGLNVTLTIRLLMHGKEVGSIIGKKGETVKKMREESGARINISEGNCPERIVTITGPTDTIFKAFAMIAYKFEEDIINSMSNSPATSKPPVTLRLVVPASQCGSLIGKGGSKIKEMRESTGAQVQVAGDMLPNSTERAVTISGTPEAIIQCVKQICVVMLESPPKGATIPYRPKPASTPVIFSGGQAYTIQGQYAIPHPDQLTKLHQLAMQQTPFSPLGQTTPAFPGLDASPPASTHELTIPNDLIGCIIGRQGTKINEIRQMSGAQIKIANAIEGSSERQITITGTPANISLAQYLINARLTSEVTGMATL is encoded by the exons ATGACCTCAGAAAACGACACCCGCAGAAAATACG AGGAACAGCCATATCAATACCACCGACCAGTCTTGCGACCACTCGCAATGGAGACCACTCAAGTCCAGTCAGAAGGGGGCCTCAATGTTACTCTTACCATTCGTCTCCTTATGCACGGAAAA GAAGTGGGGAGCATCATTGGAAAG aaaggGGAAACAGTGAAAAAGATGCGTGAAGag AGTGGAGCACGAATCAATATCTCAGAAGGCAACTGCCCGGAGAGAATAGTCACCATCACCGGACCAACGGACACAATCTTCAAGGCTTTTGCTATGATTGCCTATAAATTTGAAGAG GATATCATCAATTCCATGAGCAATAGCCCGGCAACCAGCAAGCCTCCGGTCACCTTAAGGCTTGTCGTGCCAGCTAGCCAATGCGGATCTCTCATAGGAAAAGGGGGTTCCAAAATCAAAGAAATGAGAGAG TCCACAGGGGCGCAAGTTCAGGTGGCAGGTGATATGCTCCCCAACTCCACAGAGCGTGCCGTGACAATCTCCGGGACCCCGGAAGCCATCATCCAGTGTGTCAAACAGATTTGTGTAGTCATGCTGGAG TCTCCACCTAAAGGTGCAACGATTCCGTATCGCCCCAAACCTGCTTCAACGCCTGTCATTTTTTCGGGGGGACAG GCCTACACAATTCAGGGACAGTATGCCATTCCGCATCCAGAT CAGCTGACCAAGCTCCACCAGCTGGCTATGCAGCAAACCCCCTTTTCCCCTCTTGGACAGACCACCCCCGCTTTCCCCG gttTGGATGCGAGTCCACCAGCAAGTACCCACGAGCTCACCATTCCTAATGAT CTCATAGGTTGCATCATTGGACGTCAAGGTACCAAAATCAATGAGATCCGACAAATGTCGGGGGCCCAGATAAAAATCGCAAACGCGATCGAAGGCTCATCCGAGCGCCAGATCACCATCACCGGGACGCCCGCCAACATCAGTTTGGCTCAGTATCTCATCAATGCCAG